In the genome of Diaphorobacter sp. HDW4A, the window TCCCTCAACGGACCTCGCAGTCAGCGAGGCTTTTTACATTCAAAAACTCGGTTTTCGCGCTGCGCTTTCCATGCCCGGCACTTACTTGATCGTCGAGCGCGATGGCTGCGAAATCCATTTCTGGCCGTGCGGCGACAACACCGAGCTGCCCCGCAATTCATCCTGCTATGTGCGCGGCGACACCGACGCGCTGCATGC includes:
- a CDS encoding VOC family protein, which produces MASLIHSTVPVLPSTDLAVSEAFYIQKLGFRAALSMPGTYLIVERDGCEIHFWPCGDNTELPRNSSCYVRGDTDALHADFAARGLTLQPPQDREWGMRELYVIDPHGNLLKFGEPV